GACGGACGGCCACGCCCTGCTGGCTCAGCGCGTCGGCCTTCGCCGGGTTACGCACAATGGCGACCAGCTGGCTGGCCGGAACGGTTTTCAGGAGCTGTTCAATAACGAGTTGGCCAAGCTGGCCGGTAGCGCCGGTAATCGCGATCATGATGAATATCCTTCGTCTCGTGTGAATGTTGTGGCACACTATCACTCAAACTAACTTTTAGTAAGTACGTACAAAAAGGTAAGTATCAAATGACCAATCCAACCCTCAGCGAGCAAATGCGCGACGGCAATCTCTTTGCCGAGCAGTGTCCTTCCCGGGATGTGCTCAAGCATGTGACCAGCCGCTGGGGCGTGCTGATCCTGGTGGCGTTGCGTCAGGGGACGCATCGCTTTAGCGATCTGCGGCGCAAGATGGGCGGGGTAAGCGAGAAGATGCTGGCCCAGTCGCTGCAGGCGCTGGAGCAGGATGGTTTTATCAATCGCGTGTCGTATCCGGTGGTGCCGCCGCACGTGGAGTACAGTCTGACGCCGCTGGGGGAAGAGGTGAGCGAAAAGGTGGCGGCGCTGGCCGACTGGATCGAGCTGAATTTACCGCAGGTGATGAGTAACCGCGTGGAACGTGCTGCCTGATGCCCTCACCCTGGCCCTCTCTCACAGGGAGAGGGTACAAACACTAAAAACGACAACGTGCGTTGCCGTTTTGCTTTTACCTTGTGCGGCGTGATTGCCTGGCTGACGGTTTTGTAGGCCCGGCAAGCGAAGCGCCGCCGGGCACTGCGCGGTCTGATTGCCGGGTGGCGGCTGCGCCTTACCCGGCCTACAAAAACCGCACCTGCTGCTATTTGCCTAAATCCACCTGATAAATCGCGAATCCGATCTCATCGGTGGCGACCTGCTGCATCGGATACTGCGCTTTCTCTTTGATAAACGCCGCCGCTTTCTCGGATGGTGCCGTCTCAAAGCGCACATCGAGCTTCACGTCGCTGTGGATCGGCGCCAGACGCCAGTTGTTATCCGCTGCCGGGTGGATTTCGCCTGCTTTTTTCGACTGCTCTCCGATCCACGCTGCCAGCACCGAGCGGTTCTCGTCCGGTGAGGCGAAGGCGATATGGCTGTCGCCGGTCCCGGCAAACTTGCCGCCGTAGGCGCGGTAGTTATTGGTTGCCACCAGGAAGGTCGCTTTTGGATCAATCGGCTTGCCGTTGAAGGTCAGATTCTTGATACGCTCCGCCTGGGCATTCACCACCTGGCACTCGCCGTCATATTTCGCTGGCAGAGAGACATCAATCTGGTACTCCACGCCGTCGATCACGTCGAAGTTATAGGTGCGGAACCCGTCCCAGTTAATCAGCGACTGCGGTTTAGTGCTGTTGACATCGATCTGGTTGAACTGTCCGGCCGAGCACTCAAGCCACTCCTTCACCTCCTGACCGGTGGCTTTGACCACCACCAGGGTGTTCGGATAGAGATAGAGGTCGGCGGCGTTGCGGAAGGTCAGCTGGCCTTTCTCTACTTCGACATAGCTGGCCGGATCGTTCTTGCGTCCGCCCACCTTAAACGGCGCGGCGGCGGAGAGTACCGGCAGTTTCGCCAGGTCCGGATCGCCCTGAATATAGCGCTCCACGTAGGCTTTCTGCGCCAGGTTCACCACCTGCACGGTGGGATCGTCCTGCACCAGCGACAGGTAGCTGTACATGTTGTCGGAAGACTTGCCGATCGGTTTGCTGACAAACTCGCGGGTGGCGTCGTGATCGTGCTTCAGCACCTCGACGATCTTTTTATCCTCTCCGACCAGCGCTTTTTTGGCCGCCAGATCGTAAATCGGCCGTGCTTCGGCCTTCGACTCGGTCACCTGCCATTTGCCGCCGTCATTATTCAGCACCAGATCCACCACCCCGAGGTGATCGCCCCACATGCCCGGCATCACCGCCGGCACGCCGTTCAGCGTCCCTTTGGCAATGTCCGCCCCTTTGATGCTGGCGAAATCTTTGCCCGGGAATACCGCGTGGGCGTGTCCAAAGAGAATAGCGTCGACGCCTTTCACTTCGCTGAGGTAGTAGACCGAGTTTTCCGCCATCGCCTGATACGGATCGGCAGAGAGACCGGAGTGGGCCACCACCACCACCAGGTCGGCGCCTTTCTCGCGCATCTCCGGCACATACTTGCGGGCGGTTTCGGTAATGTCGTTGACCGTCACTTTGCCGCTCAGGTTGGCCTTATCCCAGGTCATGATCTGCGGCGGTACAAAGCCGATATAGCCAATCTTCAGGGTCTGCGATTTGCCGTCCTGATCGGTCACGGTGGTCTCTTTGATCAGATAAGGGGTAAAAAGCGGCTTATTGGTCTTAACGTCGATGATATTGGCGTTAACGTACGGGAATTTGGCCCCGGACAGCGCCATGTGCAGATAATCCAGGCCGTAGTTAAACTCGTGGTTACCGAGGTTGCCCACCGCGTAATCGAGGGTGTTCAGCGCCTTGTAAACCGGGTGGATATCGCCCTTTTTCAGACCTTTCGCCGCCATGTAATCCCCAAGCGGACTACCCTGAATTAAGTCCCCGTTATCGACCAGCACGCTGTTTTTCACTTCGCTACGGGCGGCATTAATCAGGCTGGCGGTGCGCACCAGGCCAAACTTTTCCGTCGGCGCATCTTTGTAGTAGTCGAAGTCCATCATATTGCTGTGCAGGTCGGTAGTTTCCAGAATGCGGAGATCGACCGTCGCCGCCTGTACGCTCGCGGCAATCAGCGTCGCCAGGAGCGTTGCGCTAAACTTAATCATCAGAGGAGTCCTTTTTTTGAACCAGGCCACAAAAGAATATGTATCTATATTTTTTTGCTTACAGAATTGTGAATCCTGCCAGAAAAAAAGTGCCCTGAAACCGGAATTGCTTCACAGATAGCGGATTTATTCACAATGCGATATAAATAAAACAAAGAGTTAAACCCACTGTGTTAACAAAGAGGTGGAGAATGTTAGATAAAATTTGTCAGCTCGCACGGGATGCGGGCGATGCCATCATGCAGGTCTATGATGGCAAGATCCCGATGGACGTGATCCAAAAAATCGATGACTCACCGGTGACCGCCGCCGATCTTGCGGCGCACGGGGTGATCCTCCAGGGCTTGCAGGCGCTGACGCCCGATATTCCTGTGCTGTCAGAAGAAGATCCTCAGCCCTGGGATGAACGCCAGCACTGGCAGCGTTACTGGCTGGTTGATCCCCTGGACGGCACCAAGGAGTTCATCAAACGTAATGGTGAGTTCACCGTCAATATTGCCCTGATTGAGAAAGGCAAAGCGGTGCTGGGTGTGGTCTATGCCCCGGTGTTGAAGGTGATGTACAGCGCCGCCGACGGCAAAGCGTGGAAAGAGGAGTGCGGCGTGCGTAAGCAGATTCAGGTGCGTGACGCCCGGCCGCCGCTGGTGGTGATCAGCCGCTCGCATGCGGATAATGAACTGCAGGAGTATCTGCATCAGCTGGGTGAGCATCAGACGACGTCGATTGGCTCCTCGCTGAAATTCTGCCTGGTGGCAGAAGGGCAGGCGCAGCTCTATCCCCGCTTCGGGCCAACCAACGTCTGGGATACGGCGGCAGGTCACGCCGTTGCCGCCGCCGCGGGTGCGCATGTTCACGACTGGCAGGGCAAGCCGCTCGACTATACCCCGCGTGAATCATTCCTTAATCCCGGCTTCCGGGTCTCGCTTTACTGACCGAGCAGCTTATGCAGCAGGGCAATCACCTGCTGCACCTCTTCCTGGGTCAGCGCCCCGTCTTTCGCCCACTGAACGCGGCCCTCTTTATCCAGTACGGCCGCCGCTGAACTCTCTTCTTCCAGCTGCCACGCGCCGCGTGCCGTACCGTTACTGTCGACCACGATCTGCGACCACGGATAGAGCTTTTTATTGCTCTCCAGGCTGCTGCGCACAAACATGCCGGAGCCCGGGATCGCATC
This Leclercia sp. S52 DNA region includes the following protein-coding sequences:
- a CDS encoding helix-turn-helix domain-containing protein, whose protein sequence is MTNPTLSEQMRDGNLFAEQCPSRDVLKHVTSRWGVLILVALRQGTHRFSDLRRKMGGVSEKMLAQSLQALEQDGFINRVSYPVVPPHVEYSLTPLGEEVSEKVAALADWIELNLPQVMSNRVERAA
- a CDS encoding bifunctional 2',3'-cyclic-nucleotide 2'-phosphodiesterase/3'-nucleotidase, translated to MIKFSATLLATLIAASVQAATVDLRILETTDLHSNMMDFDYYKDAPTEKFGLVRTASLINAARSEVKNSVLVDNGDLIQGSPLGDYMAAKGLKKGDIHPVYKALNTLDYAVGNLGNHEFNYGLDYLHMALSGAKFPYVNANIIDVKTNKPLFTPYLIKETTVTDQDGKSQTLKIGYIGFVPPQIMTWDKANLSGKVTVNDITETARKYVPEMREKGADLVVVVAHSGLSADPYQAMAENSVYYLSEVKGVDAILFGHAHAVFPGKDFASIKGADIAKGTLNGVPAVMPGMWGDHLGVVDLVLNNDGGKWQVTESKAEARPIYDLAAKKALVGEDKKIVEVLKHDHDATREFVSKPIGKSSDNMYSYLSLVQDDPTVQVVNLAQKAYVERYIQGDPDLAKLPVLSAAAPFKVGGRKNDPASYVEVEKGQLTFRNAADLYLYPNTLVVVKATGQEVKEWLECSAGQFNQIDVNSTKPQSLINWDGFRTYNFDVIDGVEYQIDVSLPAKYDGECQVVNAQAERIKNLTFNGKPIDPKATFLVATNNYRAYGGKFAGTGDSHIAFASPDENRSVLAAWIGEQSKKAGEIHPAADNNWRLAPIHSDVKLDVRFETAPSEKAAAFIKEKAQYPMQQVATDEIGFAIYQVDLGK
- the cysQ gene encoding 3'(2'),5'-bisphosphate nucleotidase CysQ is translated as MLDKICQLARDAGDAIMQVYDGKIPMDVIQKIDDSPVTAADLAAHGVILQGLQALTPDIPVLSEEDPQPWDERQHWQRYWLVDPLDGTKEFIKRNGEFTVNIALIEKGKAVLGVVYAPVLKVMYSAADGKAWKEECGVRKQIQVRDARPPLVVISRSHADNELQEYLHQLGEHQTTSIGSSLKFCLVAEGQAQLYPRFGPTNVWDTAAGHAVAAAAGAHVHDWQGKPLDYTPRESFLNPGFRVSLY